ATGAAATGGATGGGTCACCGCTGTGAAGCAAGGTTTGAAAACAGGAAATTAGCAGCTGACCCGGGGGTCAGACGGGAGGGAGGTGTCCAAAGGCTGGAATCTGCTTCTGCTTTCCGACAGTGAGTCCGGCGGCAAGGGGAGCAGGAGATGGTCACCCCAGATCAGACGGCGCTGGCTGCTCCATCCCAGCTGATATcccaaagggagggggaagggaggccaCTGGCTCCCGAGAGACCCGCGCAGACTTGGGAGCACCGCACAGTGCAGGACACCCCGCGTGAGCGGCAGGGCCCTCCTGGAACAGGTGGCAGGCTTGAGAACCTCAGGCTTcttcctccttgcttctcaccaGCCCACCCTCCATCTGCAccctttattttttgagagagagagagagagagagagagagagattgcttctcatacatgcctgaccaggggctcaagctgagccagtgaccgcttgctcaagctggcgacctcgggggtttcaaaccagagacctcagtgtaccaggtcgAGGCATTAGCTGCTGTGCTCCAACCGGTTGGGCGAGTTTTCAAAAGAATGTACGTGGAAATGGGTCCTTCCCAGGACAAGGGAGCCTGCCGGGCTGCCAGAAATGTTTCACCTGGATGCAGTGGTGACCGAAATCAACACCCGGAAAGACAAGTCACCGGCACGGTGTGTACAATTTGTTTAAGGGACTTCCACCTGCAGGAATATGAGGTTGATGTGCTTTCTTCCCATTCCTGTGCAAAGAGTGACTAAAAATCCTGGATGTTAGGTCTGAAACCGGAAGCcttgaaaggcagagagacacaagGTGATGGGCTGGGGCGGGGGTCCTGGCAGAACAACATGGGGGTGCTTGCCTCGGTTCCCTCATCTCACGGCCCCAGACCTGGAACCAAGGGGCTGGCCACCTGGCAACGCCATGGCCACAAGCAAAAAGCAAGCCTGCTCTCTCTAGCCAaagagccagagaaagaaaagtctggTAGGACAGAAAACTCCTAGACAATGAATACTCTACTCCAGCTAGACACCACAGAGAGGAGGAAGCTCCCCCCTCGCTCCAACACAGTGCCAGGGGGGAGCCCAGACGTCCCCCTCGCCCACGTGGTGTCAGAGACGGCCAGACGGGGAGTGCTCCCTTTCCTCCCAGCTGGTAACAAGCTCTGCTTCTGACCCCAAGTCAGTGGAGGTTACATGGGGAGCCAAAACTCTGACCGCACTCAGCAGTCACAGGGAGCCCTTTGGGGTGTCAGAGAACGCCATCTGGtcctggctggtcggctcagtggtagaacattggcccagtgtgtggaagttctgggtttgattcctggtcagggcacagaagagaagtgaccatctgcttctccacccctccccctcttctttctctctctctctctctctctctctctctctctctctctcccttcctccttcagcgtggctcaattggagcaagttggccctagacactgaggatggctccatggccttgcctcagacgcTAAAGtagtcagttgctgagcaacggaacaacgccccagatgggcagagcatcgccccctggtgagcttgccgggtggatccaggtccggacacatgtgggagtctgtctctctgcctcccctcctctcacggaatataaagaaagaaagaaaaagaaagaaagaaggaaagagagagggagagaaagaaagaaagaaagaaagaaagaaagaaagaaagaaagaaagaaagagaaagaaagaaagaaagaaagagaaagagagaaagaaagaaagccatctAACACAAGTTTAAATAGGATCCAGTGTCTCCTAACATAGTTTAAAACTATCCAGGTTtcatttgaaaatcactgtcatCGTTCTAGGAACCTGGAAGCTCTCAcactgaatgaaagaaaacaaaaacaattaataaatgcCAACATTGAGAAGTTAGAACGATccgataaagattttaaaaaacattttaactgactgattttagagaaacagagagagagagagagacagagaagtgttcatttgttgttccactttgttgtCCCTTCCTtggtgctctgaccggggatcacaCCTGTTTTGAGATGGCAGTCAAACtggctaactggccagggctgacaaagattttaaaacagcCATGATAAAATGCTCCAATAAGCAATTATGAACAcgctggaaacaaatgaaaatatataccaGCCTCAgcgaaagaaaataataataatatagtaacAGTAATGATAAATAAAGTTGTGCAGAACAGCCAGATGGCAGACTTAGAACTGAGGACTACAGTAGCTGAAATACAGTGTTCAGTGGGTGGCTTCAACAGCGGAAtgcaggggacagagggaagaaTCAGCAAATTGGAAGATACAATAATAGAAATACTGTATCTGACAATGGGagaaaaatagatgaaaagaaaaaatgaatagagacTCAGGGTCCTGTGGAGCGATCACAAAAGGTCTAGACGGAGTCATAGAAGgagaggcaaaggagggaagggcagagaaaggactcaaagaaGTCATGGccggggctctggctggttggctgagtggtagagcgacagcctggcatgtgggtgtcccaggtttgattccaggccagggcacacaggagaaatgaccatttgcttctccacccctcccccttctctctctctctctctctctctctctttctctctctctctctctctctctctcacacacacacacacacacacacacagttctcttgcagccatggctcaattggtttgagagcattggtcctgggtgctgaggatggctctttggagcctctacctcaggctctaaaaatagcttggttgcaagcatggccccagatgggcagagcatcggccccagacgggggttgccgggtggatcccagtcggagcacataccagagtctgtctatctcccctcctctcacttaaataataattaaagaaataatttttaaaaatatgatagccaattttttttttacatcaacaAGGGTATTGGACATTTAAGGATATGGtccagaaattatatttaaaaacagagatgaggcttgacctgtggtggcacagtggataaagcgtcgacctggaaatgctgagggcgctggttcgaaaccctgggcttgcctggtcaaggcacatatgggagttgatgcttcctgctcctcccaccttctctctctcctctccctctctctctcctttctaaaatgaataaataaataaaaaaaattaaaaacagagatgaaagaaaaacaaaacccaaggaTGAAAAATGTCAAAGATAAGAACAAATAAAGATTCAATTTGGGAGGTCCAACATCCAACTAATATATTACTggtaagaaaacagagaaaattgggaagagaagagagcccCTAATGAAGAAGTAATGGAGAATTTTCCCAGAATGAGGCCAGAAGCCCCAGGTGTGGACGGGCCACCCAGTGGCCACATAGTGCAATGGGAAAGACCTGGCCCCAGGTCTCCACAAACACCAGGGGGGTGGACTGCTGTTTCTCAACAGAGGGCCCTTCAGTACCCTTTTCCACAGCTCCACACATGCATTCActtgattgttttttaaaaaataacaacagcagaAAAACCTTCCATCTGTGTGTTTCCTCCCCGGTCTGTGACATCTGGCGATGTCACACATCCAAACGAAACCAAGCATGTGTGTGTCACCCGTCCCAGATGGTAAACAGGTCCCATCTCCACACACACCCTCGTCCCAAAGGCCTCCAGCGTCACACTCCAAaccttttcttttgtgtgtgtgtgtgtgtgtgtgtgtatttttctgaagctgaaaacggggagaaacagtcagactcccacatgcgcccaaccaggaacccggcatgcccaccagggggcgacagtctgcccaccagggggcgatgctctgcccctccggggcatcgctctgccgcgaccagagccattctagcgcttggggcagaggccaagaagccatccccagcgcccgggccatctttgctccaatggagccttggctgcgggaggggaagagagagacagagaggaaggagagggggaagggtggagaagcagatgggcgcctctcctgtgtgccctggccgggaatcgaacctgggacttcatgccaggccgatgctctaccactgagccaaccggccagggccacactccaAACCTTTTCACCTGGCATTCGGTACCCTCGCCCGTCTCAAACCTGCATCTTAGCCACAATCTGTGCTCAACTGAACTTGCCCCAAACTATGTACAaaaaggttgggggtggggggcagacacCGACCCTCTTACAAAGGGAAGGACCCCGGGGAGGGGACGTGCTCCCCACCCACAGGACCCTGTGTCGGGCCTCAGCCAGCAGCTCAGCCCCCACCTGTCCCCCTCTGTGGTCTTTCCCGCCCTTCTTCGCCATCTCTTTCTTCCCACATCACTTGTCATTttgtcctctccttccccccctgtAGCTCCGGGGGTGCTGACAGTCGTGTCTGTCTGCACACGGCTGCGACgcaggggcagggacagcccGATGTGCCCCCGCAGTGCTTGTTTGGGGCTGAAATGCGCCCCCCAAGAGTCCTAGGTTGAAGCCCTCATACCCAGCACCTTGGTGTATGACTGCATGTGAAGACGGAGACTTTAAAGGGGTCAGTTTGTTCAAATGAGGTCACTAGCGTGGGCCTTAGTCCAGCCTGACCTGATGTGTCCCCCAGCATCCGCTGGGCCCCAAGGAACACCAGGTTCCTGTCCTGCCGAGGAGCGAGGAAGGCCCCTCTGTCTTCCCCGTAGTCCCTCCCACCCGGCTCAGGGGCAGCCTCCACGGAGGGGTTGGGCATGGGGAGCCCAGCCAGGGTCTCCTTCCGCCGACagcccgcctctctctctctctctctctctctctctctctctctctctctcagtccccTCCCTGGCCTGGGTTGGGGGACACAGCCTCTCCCCTCCTCGAGTGGCCCTGGGGATTCCCTCCACACACTCCTCAGCTCGGTCTTCCCCAGCTCAGGCTGAAGGCGGAGCAGTGACCACCCCAGCGGCAGGCAGCCCGGGGTCCTGTCCTCAGCTGCTGCCCCAGACACTCTGCAGGCTGCTGGGCTTGCAGAGCAAAACCCAGGACCTTGGCAGGAAAAACAGCAGACTccgctgttttgtttatttgtaagaGAATTTAACAAAGGGATtgttgacttgagtgtgggcatTGGAGAACCCAGCATGGGGTGTTGAGGCCCCCTGGGACGAGCGATGGGTGGGGGGCCCCTACCAtgccaggaggagggggaggaagggccaGTGAAGGGGTCACAGCAGGAGCTGTAATGGGGGGAAGGGGGCACAGCCATTGCAGACAGTGCAGTCCTGGGTAGGACAGGGGCCAGGGAGGGAACACCccaacctctctcttcccccatctCTCACTGGTGCCTCCCATTGGCCAAATCTAGCCAGAGCCAGGTGCCATGGGAATGCTAGCACCCTAGACACAGAGCAGGACCGAGAAAGGTGGAGTGGAGGGGGGGAAGCAGGTGACCCAAGCAAGACCAATGGGATGGGgttctctctcccacctcctggAATCCGCCCCTTGACCAGACAAAACCATGGGCCTGGGCAGTGAACAGTGTCTGCCCGACAGACTGTCCCCCACTCAGGCCCGTTCCCCAGAGTCCTGAGTGGCAtagcccccacccacccaggtcAGAGCTAGTTCTCCAGTCTCTCAGCAACCAGGAGGCCTTGAAAGCCTTCCAACAAAGGCGGTCAGACTTGGTGAACATCTTCACCTGGATGAGTTGGGGAGTCTTTTTCAAACAGATAATGGGCGGAGCCAGCCAGTTGCCAGGAAGGCTCTGACGACCAAACCAGAGCTCAGGGCTCCACAGCTGAGGCCAGGACTGCGCTGGCAGAGCCACCACCCACCAGCCAGGGACCCAGAACCAGAGCTCAGGGCTCCGCAGCTGAGGCCAGGACTGCGCTGGCAGAGCCACCACCCACCAGCCAGGGACCCAGAACCAGAGCTCAGGGCTCCGCAGCTGAGGCCAGGACTGCGCTGGCAGAGCCACCACCCACCAGCCAGGGACCCAGAACCAGAGCTCAGGGCTCCGCAGCTGAGGCCAGGACTGTGCTGGCAGAGCCACCACCCACCAGCCAGGGACCCAGAACCCAGATGCCTCTGgagttcctccccccccccaagaacgTGTTTTCTGTGCTCCGACTTCTCTGATCACATCTCCCAGAGCAACACCCAGCGAGGGCAGTGCCCCTGGCCGGCTTGACCAAGGTCCAGTGCCTTTAGCCGAACTTAAAGGAAAATTTGGGAAAGCAAGCACCCCACATTCCGATGAGGAGGAAACCCCCAAGCATGGGCTGAAGTTTCCCCAGCTGGGCAGCCAGCGATGTCCACTAATGCCTTTTTCAGTGTGGAGGCATTTTCCTGTGGACAGTGTTTCCAAAGTGGGACCTACGGCCGACACTTGATCGGTTACATCTTGCCAGACTTCCTTCCCCAAAACCCATTCTCAGCCACATCCAGCGGAAAGAGTGCCTGCTCACTCGGCCACAACCACATACattaagttgttgtttttttaaaatgaataggctccaaaaaaaataataacaacaataagtaaataaataacaatgactAGGCAAAGTATGATTGACACCTCATTGCTTCATCGTTTCTGTTGCGTTTTTTTCTGGTCCCTTTGTTTATTAGTTCCATTCTGCAAAAGCCTTCTGATACTTGACGTAGAACACGTTTTTATTACTTGTTTTGATGGCtgataattttttcatttctgtagcCTGTGCTAAAATTAGCTGGCCTTTGTTATTAGGATCAGATTCGGGGGTGTGTTCGCAGAGAAAACAACCACAGCAGCTTAAGCGGGACAGACGTTTCTTTCTCTTGTCCACATAAAACAGGCGCCTAGAGGTCAGTCCGGAGCGGGACTCGGACCAGCTCCATGAGGTTGTCAGGGGCCTGGCCCCTCCTGGGCCATCCCTCCACCATCCACTGGGGCCACCTCCCCCTCACGGCTACCCACCTTCTCAACGCTGCTGTTTGCATCACTGGGGCCAAAACCCAGACATGTGGCCTCACCAAGGGGGGTTAGACCATCAGTCCAGCTAAAAGTCGGGAGCTTACTACTCAGGACAAACGGAAGAATGGATTCTGAGGGACAGGCAACGATGTTTCCCACAGACAAGGATAAAAATCAACTCTAGTAGGAGCAATCATTGTTTATGATGAAGATAGCTAACGTTCAGTAAACAGTTACCAAGTGCAGGCATGGATATGAGTATGTACTCCTGACCTTTGAAGGAGATACTCTTTAATATCATTTTCACAGAGCGGCTAGGTAACACAGACAAGGTCACCCAGCCAACACACGGCACAGCCTGGATCTGAATGTCTCGTCTGAAACCCCCAGGGCATGACACAACTAAGAAGGGGGCCTGCCATTACCGAACCGACCCAAGGAGGCCAGCCGGACTTGTCTAAGGGGTGAAGAGGGGACCTGCATTCTCACTCTGTACCCTCTGAATATTTCCCTGGTTCATCCGTTAAACAAAGCTTCTTTCATAGTGCACCTTGTCTCTGCAATGGCTGTGCTGGCCACCCTTCGGGGACAGATAATTGTATCCCCAGCAGCCGGCACAAGTACACACGCAGAAGATATTTGATCTGTGAGTGAAGGACCGCACCAGGCCCGGTCTGCGCCAGGCTCTGTGATGGGTGCTGGAAGTGCAGGACTGAGACCTGTCTTTGGGCCCTCATGGCCTCGCAGAGGTGGCCAACAGGTGGGCCTCCCTGAGAACCAGCAGAGCAGacaaaggcggggggggggggtccactgGGGCTGGACTGCCCTTTGTGAGTGACAAGCAAGAGGGATAAGGTCCTTGAGGGATGCCGGACTTACCGTCACTCTCAAGTTCAAGGTGAGAaactccgccccccccccaacctgggGCCACAGAGAGCCACGGGAGGCTGTGAGCAGGTGGCGGCAGAGCAGACATTGAGAAAGATGGTCCTGACAGCCTGTGCAGAAGCagggagaccccccccccacccaggaaAAGGCTGGACAAGCACACTGATGAGAGGGCTCCAGGGAGGCCAAGACCAGGGACAGACAGTCCTCAGGGaaggctgggaggcagacaggatGACACCCTGCAAGGCTGGGGAAACAGTACAATGGTTGAGTGTCccgggggtggtggggggaggtctGATGTTGGATGGGGACCAGCGCCAGGGGTttgacagaggaagggggggggggaggtacacacacacacacacacacacgcacgcccGCCCGCACGCAGGAGGCCCTATACTCCGGTGTGTGAGCCAGACAGACCCCTGGGGGAGTCTGGgcgggaaggaaggggctggagagaggccctggctggagctggagctggagcagaCAGCAGCTGGACGCCTGCACACTGCGCTCATGGCTCAGAAATGTCCCGGTCCTGCCAGCAGCCCGCCTGGCCCGGCCGGCCGGCCCTCCTCTGAAGCTGCCCCCTCCGGGGCCTCCCCTCCTCAGAACCCAGGCTACGCAcgccctccccaccacccctcaGCTTCCCCCTAGCGGCTGCAGACACACGGCCGGCCGGAGGAGACGGGGAAGATGAAGACATCTTCGGGGCTGAGCCGGGAGGGTTAATGTCTGCGGTCCTTTGCCCCCGACAGGCCTAATGAGACACAGGTGGTCCCCTGGCTCCGGCAGATGCTGGGTCAGCGCCGAGAATGGAGAGAGGGGGGCTCAGCAGTTccagggggtggggctggggccgCTGGCCCGGGGCCCAGCACATAACTCTGGGCGGCTGCAGTCTGGGGCAGCAGACACCGGCTGCTCTGCGCTGAACTGGCAGCATGAAGGTACGGGccgggcggggtggggtggggacgcCCAGCGTGGGGGGGGGCTGAGCCCTTTCTGTGGAGAGCACCCCAACCGGCGAAGGGACTCTGAAGGCACAGGGGGTTCGGGTGACCCAGCCAAAACCTGTACTCATCAGTGAGGGGCTGAGCCCTCCCAGAGTGGAGCTTCTTGGGAGGGGTGAGCAGGCCCGAAAGTGCAGAGAAGGCGGGCGGGCGGGCCCTGGGGCCGAGGGGAGGACGGTGCGGTGACCCCGTGTTCCTGCCCCAGGccctcctggccctgcctccgctgctgctgctgctctccaccccccactgCGCCCCGCAGGTCTCCGGGATCCGGGGAGATGGTAAGCAGCCCATTCCCAGAGGCAGCCAGGCCGGCAGGTGGGGCGAGGCGGGCTGCTCTGAGCCAGGTTCCGGGCCCCCTGCTCGGAATACGGGGCAGGGGGGCGAGGCCATCTGCCAGCACCCGCCCCCCCTCGGAGAAACAGTGTGATTTCTTGTGAGGGAGGACCCTGTCCCAGGGACCCCAGGGACCCCAGGGACGGAGGCCAGCTGTGGGGTGCCGAGGTGTGCGCTATACCTCAGCGCCCtcctcctcatcccctcccccccttgctccccaccccacccccaccccgctcccCAGCTCTGGAGAAGCCCTGCCTCCAGCAGCCCCTGGACTGTGACGACATCCACGCGCAGGGTTACCAGGCGGACGGTGTGTACCTCATCTACCCCTTGGGCCCCAGTGTGCCCGTGCCCGTCTTCTGTGACATGACCACCGAGGGCGGGAAGTGGACGGTGAGTGGGCGGAGGGGAACAGAAACCTGGTTCTGGTCCCCACGGGTGACCATGCTTCACCTCTGGAAGCCCCGGTTCCTCCGACCCAGAACGGGGATGAGGATGTCCACAGCATAGTTTGTGCACTGCTGCCCACACTGAATTCTGGGTGCACACAATCCTCACAGTAACCCTGGGAGGGAGGTTTTAGACAAAaggaactgaagcccagagaggtgaagtgactcacCCAGCATCACACAGCCCGCGTGGGACTCCTACCCTGGCCCGCGAACAGCCCCCGAAACTCTTTCCAGCGCTCAGCGGCTGCTCCCTGAGGGGTGTCAGTGTGTGCCTTGTTTTATGCCCCCAGCAGCCCCTTAACAAATCACCTCAGCACCACAGGGTCCATAACCAGGTGAGGCCCCAGCCCACTGGACCCTTGACAACCCCAGCCTGTCCTCTCTGCTCCAGATTTTCCAGAAGAGGTTCAATGGCTCAGTGAGTTTCTTCCGGGGCTGGAGTGACTACAAGCTAGGCTTCGGCCGCGCGGACGGGGAGTACTGGCTGGGTAAGGCGGGGCCCCgggaggctgggggctgcccCAGGGCCAGGTGCTGGCTGACCGGtggcccctgctccctgccccctgcccccagggctGCAGAACCTCCACCTCCTGACCCTGAAGCAGAAGTACGAGCTGCGGGTGGacctggaagactttgagaacaaCACGGCCTACGCCAAGTACGTGGACTTCTCCATCTCGCCCAACGCCATCAGCGCTGAGGAGGACGGCTACACCCTCTACGTGGCCGGGTTCGAGGACGGCGGGGCAGGTACGCCCTCCCGACGGACCGGGGCGGGGCTGTCGGGGAGAAGGCAGGGCTGGCCCTGACCAGTGGGCCCCTGACCCTGTCCAGggtcctcctttcccctcctggcCTGGAAGGGTCACCGCTGGCTGTTGGGCCCTGACCACCTGGGGCCTCAGCCTGCCGGGGAGAAGCCGTGCCCACTCGGCCCCAGGCAGCTCCGGGGCTGCTGTTCCTCCTCACGGTCACTGCAGAAGCACAGCTGCCCGGTGCCCGGCTCAGGAAGGGTGCCCAGCTGCCCGGTGCCCGGCTCAGGAAGGTGCCCCGTCCCGCCAGGCGGACCCGAGATGTCAAATCACCAGTCGGTACTGCCGTCACCCCCGCTCTGCAAGTCGGGCTCAGGGCCCGCCTCAGaagccccacccctctctccgcCAGGCGACTCCCTGTCCTACCACAGCGGCCAGAAGTTCTCCACCTTCGACCGGGACCAGGACCTCTTTGTGCAGAACTGTGCTGCCCTCTCTTCGGGAGCCTTCTGGTTCCGGAGCTGCCACTTCGCCAACCTCAACGGCTTCTACCTGGGCGGCTCCCACCTGTCCTACGCCAACGGCATTAACTGGGCCCAGTGGAAGGGCTTCTACTACTCCCTCAAGCGCACGGAGATGAAAATACGCCGGGCCTGAGGGccagccccgccctgccccggcACCCCGGCTGTTCCCGGCTCTGCGAGACCCTCTCTGCCATGCCCGCGCTCACTGCAGTCCTGCTCTTAGCACCTGCTTCTCACAGGGGGCCCATGGCTCCAGCCCCAGCCGGTCCTGTCAGTCACACCAGGCGTCCACCCTAAGCCAGGCCTCTGCTGCCCTCCACCTGTACCAATTTCTGCCCACCAGCTTCCCAGGCCCCTGGAGGGCCCTGCCGGCCCAGACCTGGCTGGGCTCCACAAAACCCAGGTGCCTCTGCCCTACCCCACAGGGTGGGAGCCCAGAGCTGCTCTCGCAGACCGCAGGCTTGTGTGTTCCATCCGCATCAGCCAGCTCCCTCACTGGGGGCGCATCTGTCTGGGGCCACCCAAGCATGCCAGTCTGGGCTGGTGCAGCCTGGTCAACACCCGCCGAGTGTGCTAGACCACCTGCATGTGGAGCCGTCTTCACGCCCCAGCGACCAGCCTGGCTGTTCCCAGAGTGTCACCCATCCTTCACCTCCCACCACCTTATCCTCTAGTGGTGGGGGCCATGGGTGCGCCCCCCAGCCCCCTCTCATTCATACTCAGCTCCCCCCGCCCCGCCTCGTCCCAGGCCCCCGAAGCTCAGTGCCAACACTGTATCTCACCGTAGCTACGGCACGCCACCGAAAACATCCACAACCAAGGTAGGCATAGCCACGAGGTCCCCCCCCCTGCCCCAGGGTTGGGGCTCAACCatgtgaggggcagaggagaacTTCTAGGAGgctggaagcagatgggcacgtgGAGGTCTCAATAAACCTCAGGATCTGAATGAACTGGCTTTGGCTGTTGAGCATGCAAAGGCGTTTGGCCCCCAAAGTGGGGAGGACCTGGC
The DNA window shown above is from Saccopteryx bilineata isolate mSacBil1 chromosome 2, mSacBil1_pri_phased_curated, whole genome shotgun sequence and carries:
- the MFAP4 gene encoding microfibril-associated glycoprotein 4, giving the protein MKALLALPPLLLLLSTPHCAPQVSGIRGDALEKPCLQQPLDCDDIHAQGYQADGVYLIYPLGPSVPVPVFCDMTTEGGKWTIFQKRFNGSVSFFRGWSDYKLGFGRADGEYWLGLQNLHLLTLKQKYELRVDLEDFENNTAYAKYVDFSISPNAISAEEDGYTLYVAGFEDGGAGDSLSYHSGQKFSTFDRDQDLFVQNCAALSSGAFWFRSCHFANLNGFYLGGSHLSYANGINWAQWKGFYYSLKRTEMKIRRA